A genomic stretch from Candidatus Dadabacteria bacterium includes:
- a CDS encoding phosphatase PAP2 family protein — translation MINNDNIAQKVTFPRPAEGGRVVGAANLVSTVFSPALVVFYAVILCSYSLDHSAKFLWTFLFLLLFVLAPTAYIFYLMGQGKVTDFHISVREERIRPLSVIFVYSVLSLLLYGFVGGPGALVTLGYLCLALTGLWILVSLYWKISGHCAAIGALGAVVFAHPHEALVFVIPPLALLVAWSRVRLGCHSLAQTLAGLVLGIAVFWFFLP, via the coding sequence GCAGGGTCGTAGGCGCGGCGAACCTCGTCTCCACCGTTTTTTCCCCCGCGCTTGTGGTTTTCTACGCGGTGATTCTCTGCTCTTACTCGCTTGATCACTCCGCCAAGTTTCTCTGGACTTTTCTTTTCCTGTTGCTTTTCGTGCTTGCCCCGACGGCCTACATATTCTATCTCATGGGACAGGGCAAGGTGACGGATTTCCATATAAGCGTGAGGGAGGAGCGGATAAGGCCCCTCAGCGTTATTTTCGTCTACTCGGTATTGTCGCTCCTTCTCTACGGCTTCGTCGGCGGCCCGGGCGCCTTGGTCACGCTCGGCTACTTATGCCTTGCGCTTACGGGCCTCTGGATACTGGTTTCGCTTTACTGGAAGATAAGCGGTCACTGTGCCGCAATCGGAGCGCTCGGGGCGGTGGTGTTCGCCCATCCGCACGAGGCCCTGGTTTTCGTTATCCCGCCTCTTGCCCTGCTGGTCGCGTGGTCGAGGGTGAGACTCGGGTGCCACAGCTTGGCCCAGACGCTGGCGGGGCTGGTTCTCGGCATCGCGGTCTTCTGGTTCTTTCTTCCCTGA
- a CDS encoding glycosyl transferase, which translates to MHNSPCLTTPAKKIRITLRARRKGLKILYAIQGTGNGHISRSRDVIAELRKSAEVDIMVSERQHEIDLGFEVKYNLRGLGFVFGKNGGIDYYASIKKARFDKLLGDVNDLPVADYDMVVSDFEPISSWACRLKKRPCVSLSHQTSFASPKTPRPEKPNKIMEFIIKWYAPVCIPLGLHFREYDNFIKTPIIRKELRRYEVRRNGHYTVYLPSFDERTLIRHLSKIDVCWELFSKHYKGEPYTEGNVTVYPVSYEKFIESFTESEGILTNAGFETPSEALFLGKKLLAVPMKGQYEQECNAVALEQMGFEVLHKVGSDFESVLERWVSLPRAQPEPYRDVVPDISETILALAERYGGEEEFRHPTGSPIEDAERKGLLDLFL; encoded by the coding sequence ATACATAATTCCCCATGTTTAACAACGCCCGCAAAAAAGATTAGAATTACATTGCGCGCGAGGAGAAAAGGTTTGAAGATACTCTACGCAATACAGGGAACCGGAAACGGCCACATAAGCCGCTCAAGAGACGTGATAGCCGAGCTTCGGAAGTCGGCCGAGGTCGACATTATGGTAAGCGAGCGCCAGCACGAAATAGATCTCGGGTTCGAGGTAAAGTACAACCTGCGGGGACTCGGGTTCGTTTTCGGGAAAAACGGCGGGATCGACTACTACGCCTCGATAAAGAAGGCCCGCTTCGACAAGCTGCTCGGAGACGTAAACGACCTTCCCGTGGCCGATTACGACATGGTGGTAAGCGACTTCGAGCCCATATCCTCCTGGGCGTGCCGCCTGAAGAAAAGGCCCTGCGTTTCGCTTTCCCACCAGACGTCGTTCGCGTCCCCCAAGACCCCGAGGCCCGAGAAGCCGAACAAGATAATGGAATTCATAATAAAGTGGTACGCCCCCGTGTGCATACCGCTCGGGCTTCATTTCCGCGAGTACGACAACTTCATAAAGACCCCCATAATAAGAAAGGAGCTTCGCCGCTACGAAGTGCGCCGAAACGGCCACTACACGGTCTATCTCCCGAGCTTTGACGAGCGCACCCTGATCAGGCATCTGAGCAAAATCGACGTGTGCTGGGAGCTTTTCTCAAAACACTACAAGGGAGAGCCCTACACAGAAGGAAACGTCACGGTGTACCCGGTAAGCTACGAGAAGTTCATAGAAAGCTTCACCGAAAGCGAGGGCATACTCACCAATGCCGGATTCGAGACACCTTCCGAGGCCCTTTTCCTAGGCAAGAAACTGCTCGCGGTGCCGATGAAGGGGCAGTACGAACAGGAATGCAACGCGGTGGCGCTTGAGCAGATGGGATTCGAGGTGCTCCACAAGGTGGGCAGCGATTTCGAGAGCGTCCTTGAGAGATGGGTATCCCTTCCCAGAGCGCAGCCCGAACCCTACAGAGACGTCGTTCCCGACATATCGGAAACCATACTCGCCCTTGCCGAGCGCTACGGGGGCGAAGAGGAGTTCAGACACCCGACCGGCTCCCCTATCGAAGACGCCGAGCGAAAGGGGCTCCTAGACCTTTTTCTCTGA